One region of Terricaulis silvestris genomic DNA includes:
- the ilvC gene encoding ketol-acid reductoisomerase, whose protein sequence is MKVYSNDDVRSDALQDQRIAIIGYGSQGRAHAQNLRDSGFDVVTGVRKGGKGWTNARADKIETAEPTEAVKGADLIAILTPDMAQEAVWKETIAPHAKEGSALLFAHGFSIHYGRVQPRADMDVVLVAPKGPGDLVRREFIRGRGVPALFAVKQDATETARARAMAYAKGIGGAAGGLIETTFAEETETDLFGEQAVLCGGAKELVKAGYQTLVDAGYQPEVAYFECMHELKLIVDLFYEGGISKMHDFISETAKYGAVASGPRIITEETRERMREVLRDIQSGNFARDWILENQAGKPRYTAMLNADRNHPIEKTGAALRERMAWLKSPTNA, encoded by the coding sequence ATGAAAGTCTATTCCAATGACGACGTGCGCTCAGACGCACTGCAAGATCAGCGCATCGCGATCATCGGCTATGGCAGCCAAGGCCGCGCTCACGCGCAGAATTTGCGCGACAGCGGCTTCGACGTCGTCACGGGCGTGCGCAAGGGCGGCAAAGGCTGGACCAACGCCCGCGCCGACAAGATCGAAACCGCCGAGCCCACTGAAGCGGTGAAAGGCGCCGATCTGATCGCAATCCTCACACCTGACATGGCGCAAGAAGCCGTCTGGAAGGAAACCATTGCGCCCCACGCCAAAGAGGGCTCGGCGCTGCTCTTCGCGCACGGTTTCTCCATCCACTACGGTCGCGTGCAGCCGCGCGCCGACATGGATGTCGTGCTGGTGGCGCCGAAGGGCCCTGGCGATCTGGTGCGGCGCGAGTTCATCCGTGGACGCGGCGTACCGGCGCTGTTCGCGGTGAAGCAGGACGCCACCGAGACCGCGCGCGCCCGCGCCATGGCGTACGCCAAAGGCATCGGCGGCGCCGCTGGCGGCTTGATCGAAACGACGTTCGCGGAAGAAACCGAGACTGACCTGTTCGGCGAACAGGCAGTGCTGTGCGGCGGCGCCAAGGAATTGGTGAAGGCCGGCTATCAGACCTTGGTCGACGCCGGCTATCAGCCCGAGGTGGCCTATTTCGAGTGCATGCACGAGCTGAAGCTGATCGTGGACCTCTTCTACGAGGGCGGCATCTCGAAGATGCACGATTTCATCTCCGAGACCGCCAAGTACGGCGCCGTCGCTTCTGGTCCGCGCATCATCACCGAGGAAACACGCGAGCGCATGCGCGAAGTGCTGCGCGACATCCAATCCGGCAATTTCGCGCGCGATTGGATCCTGGAAAACCAAGCAGGCAAGCCGCGCTACACGGCAATGCTCAATGCTGATCGCAATCACCCCATAGAAAAGACCGGCGCCGCGCTCCGAGAGCGCATGGCCTGGCTGAAATCGCCGACGAACGCCTGA
- the gcvA gene encoding transcriptional regulator GcvA produces MPPFLSVRVFEAAARLGSFARAAEELGITAGAVSQHVRILEEFAGQPLFRRLGRGVELSDAGQAAFSHASAAMSEMLEAGRAMRASMRGRRISISTPPSFASKWLIPRLSEFQQRYPEVEVRISADMTLIDFAVTDIDLAIRYGPGGYEGLSCERLMSESVAVVVSPKLLEGRAPARTAADFLDLPLIHDDAPERDLSCPTWSMWFAARGLRRVESERGLRFNHSGLALEAAVAGKGAVLAKRQLALRDLAEGTLVSPLDEGDAPLAFAYWLVWPRGRRFEPAQAAFLTWLREEVIASDAGADQTA; encoded by the coding sequence GTGCCTCCGTTTCTGAGCGTGCGCGTGTTCGAAGCCGCGGCGCGTCTCGGCAGCTTTGCGCGCGCTGCGGAGGAATTGGGCATCACGGCCGGCGCCGTCAGTCAGCATGTACGCATTCTGGAAGAGTTCGCGGGCCAGCCGCTATTCCGCCGGTTAGGGCGTGGCGTTGAGCTGAGCGATGCAGGGCAGGCGGCATTCTCGCACGCGAGTGCTGCGATGTCGGAGATGCTGGAAGCTGGCCGCGCCATGCGCGCAAGCATGCGTGGGCGGCGGATTTCGATCTCGACCCCGCCGTCCTTCGCGTCGAAATGGCTTATTCCCAGGCTCAGCGAGTTTCAGCAGCGCTACCCTGAGGTGGAGGTCCGCATCTCCGCCGACATGACACTAATCGATTTCGCGGTGACGGATATCGACCTCGCCATCCGCTACGGTCCTGGCGGCTACGAAGGTCTTTCTTGCGAGCGGCTAATGTCGGAGTCGGTGGCGGTCGTCGTTAGCCCAAAACTTCTCGAAGGCCGCGCGCCCGCGCGCACAGCGGCTGATTTCTTGGACCTGCCGCTGATCCATGACGATGCGCCGGAGCGCGATCTTTCATGCCCGACCTGGAGCATGTGGTTCGCGGCGCGCGGTTTGCGGCGCGTCGAATCCGAGCGCGGGCTGCGTTTCAATCATTCTGGCTTGGCGCTGGAAGCCGCCGTTGCGGGCAAAGGCGCCGTGCTGGCTAAACGACAATTGGCCCTGCGCGACCTGGCGGAGGGCACGTTGGTCTCGCCCTTGGATGAAGGCGATGCACCTCTGGCCTTTGCGTACTGGTTGGTGTGGCCGCGTGGCCGCCGGTTCGAACCGGCGCAGGCGGCGTTCCTCACGTGGTTGCGCGAGGAAGTGATCGCGAGCGACGCGGGCGCGGATCAAACCGCCTGA
- the ilvD gene encoding dihydroxy-acid dehydratase, whose translation MTRESPPNQQKPLRSAVVTSGANRAAARSYLRAAGLGDEDFARPLIAVVNTWSSVTPCNMHLGDLAEHVRRGVREAGGVPIDFNTIVVTDGISMGTPGMKASLISREVIADSIELAVQGHQLDGVVCIVGCDKTIPAAAMALARMDLPGCVLYGGTIMAGRHAGRDISIQDVFEAIGAHGAGTLDDEGLKQVESAACPGAGACGGQFTANTMAMALSMMGLSPMGANDVPAVHPGKPAEAERCGRVAVELTRRGFNARKFITRAALRNAATAVSASGGSTNAVLHLTAIAAEAGVAFGIEDCNEACERAPVICDLKPGGQFLAHDLFAAGGTRLLAQRLMDSGRITDIATVSGRSLYEEAREAVETPHQKVVRAFSSPVIPRGSYAVIYGDIAPDGAVIKLAGHAIERFEGPARVFDSEEAAFEATQSGAITEGDVIVIRYEGPKGGPGMREMLQVTAALKGRGYQNVALITDGRFSGASYGFVIGHVSPEAASGGPIALIRDGDIITIDVPARSMNVRADLSTRSAVPPSRPAPVGAFAKYAALVASASQGAVTIPNPPPAQQRAPAQREAS comes from the coding sequence ATGACGCGAGAATCCCCACCAAATCAGCAAAAACCGCTCCGCAGCGCGGTCGTGACCTCTGGCGCAAATCGCGCCGCGGCGCGCTCGTATCTGCGCGCGGCGGGGCTCGGCGATGAGGACTTCGCGCGGCCGCTGATTGCGGTCGTCAACACCTGGTCATCGGTCACGCCCTGCAACATGCATCTGGGCGACTTGGCCGAGCACGTGCGCCGCGGCGTGCGCGAAGCCGGCGGCGTGCCGATCGACTTCAACACCATCGTCGTCACCGACGGCATCTCGATGGGCACGCCAGGTATGAAGGCGTCGCTGATTTCGCGCGAAGTTATCGCAGACTCGATTGAGCTCGCAGTGCAGGGCCATCAACTCGACGGCGTGGTCTGTATCGTCGGTTGCGATAAGACCATTCCTGCCGCGGCTATGGCGCTGGCGCGCATGGATCTGCCGGGATGTGTACTCTACGGCGGCACGATCATGGCCGGCAGACACGCCGGCAGGGACATTTCCATCCAAGACGTGTTCGAAGCCATCGGCGCGCATGGCGCCGGCACTTTGGATGATGAGGGCTTGAAGCAAGTCGAATCCGCCGCCTGTCCAGGCGCCGGTGCGTGCGGCGGCCAGTTCACCGCCAACACCATGGCGATGGCGCTCTCGATGATGGGTCTCTCCCCCATGGGCGCCAACGACGTGCCTGCAGTCCATCCCGGCAAGCCCGCCGAAGCCGAGCGCTGCGGCCGCGTCGCGGTGGAGCTGACACGGCGCGGCTTCAACGCGCGCAAGTTCATCACGCGAGCCGCGCTGCGCAACGCCGCGACAGCCGTCTCCGCCAGCGGCGGTTCTACAAATGCGGTGCTCCACCTCACCGCCATCGCCGCCGAAGCTGGCGTCGCTTTCGGCATCGAGGACTGCAACGAGGCCTGCGAACGCGCGCCGGTCATCTGCGACCTGAAACCGGGCGGGCAATTTTTGGCTCACGATCTGTTCGCCGCGGGGGGCACGCGCCTGCTGGCGCAGCGCCTGATGGATTCCGGACGCATCACCGACATCGCCACTGTTTCAGGCCGCTCGCTCTATGAAGAGGCGCGCGAAGCCGTCGAAACACCGCACCAGAAAGTCGTCCGCGCGTTCTCGTCCCCGGTCATTCCACGCGGCTCCTACGCGGTGATCTACGGCGACATCGCGCCGGACGGCGCGGTGATCAAGCTCGCGGGCCACGCCATCGAGCGCTTCGAAGGTCCGGCGCGCGTGTTCGACAGCGAGGAAGCCGCGTTTGAAGCCACGCAATCCGGCGCGATCACCGAAGGCGACGTCATCGTCATCCGCTACGAAGGCCCAAAGGGCGGCCCCGGCATGCGCGAGATGCTGCAAGTCACCGCCGCCCTCAAGGGTCGCGGCTACCAGAACGTCGCGCTGATCACAGACGGCCGCTTTTCCGGCGCCTCGTACGGCTTCGTCATTGGCCACGTGTCGCCGGAAGCCGCGAGCGGCGGCCCGATTGCGCTGATCCGCGACGGCGACATCATCACCATAGACGTGCCGGCGCGTAGCATGAACGTGCGCGCCGACCTGTCCACGCGCAGCGCCGTCCCGCCGTCGCGCCCGGCGCCGGTTGGCGCCTTCGCCAAATACGCCGCCCTCGTCGCCTCCGCTTCGCAAGGCGCCGTCACCATTCCCAACCCACCGCCGGCGCAGCAACGCGCACCGGCGCAGCGTGAGGCCTCCTGA